The following nucleotide sequence is from Streptomyces sp. HUAS CB01.
CGTGACCATCGCGCTGATCGGCAGCATCGCCCTCGTCCTCGGTGTGCTGGCCCTGGTGGCGGAGACCGTCGCCGGCGAGCGGACCGTGCTGCAGCACGAGTTCGGCGCCGGGATCGAGAGGATCGAGCGCTGGCTGGAGCAACCGCCGTTCCGACTGAACCCGGAGGCGCTCAACGATCTCCAGTCACGGATCGGCCGGTTCCTCTCCAGCCACCGGTCCACGCTGATCAGTACCGCTCTCAGCGGCGCGGGCCGGCTGGTGGAGGTGCTGACGACCCTGGCGCTCGGGCTGTTCTGCGCGGTGTTCTTCCTGCACTCGGGCGACCGCCACTGGCACTGGTTCTGTGCCCAACTGCCGCTCTCCGCGCGGGACCGGGTCTCGGTGGCGGGCCACGCGGCCTGGCGCACCTTCACCGGTTACACGCACGGCATCGTGCTGGTGGCGGCGACCAACGCGATCCTGGTCGGCGTGGCGCTGTACGCCCTCGGCGTGCCGCTCGCCGTGCCGCTAGCGCTGCTGGAGTTCTTCGCCGCGTTCATCCCGCTCATCGGCTCGCCCATCGCGCTCGCGGTCGCCGCGGTCGTGGCGCTGGCGGCCAAGGGCCCGGTCATCGCCGCGGTCGTCATCGCGCTGATCGTGGTCATCGGCCAGATCGAGGGACACGTGCTGCATCCGCTCGTGCTGAGCTGGGCCGTACGGCTGCATCCGCTGGTCGTGGCGCTCTCGGTCGTCGCCGGGGCGATCGCCGCCGGGGTGATCGGCGCGGTCGTGGCCGTACCGCTCGTGTCGGTCGTCTGGTCGGTGCGCCAGGCGCTCGGCGCGCGCAACGGCCGCGGCCCGGCCCGCCCCTGAGGGGACGGACCGGGCCGGGGGCTGCCGTGCCGGGTGGTGCTGTGCCGGGTGGTGCTGTGCCAGGTCATGCTCTGCAGAGGTCACTCGGCCGGGTGGTGCTCCGTCAGAGGTCCCCCGTCAGGCGGTGCTCGCCCGGGGACGGTGTCCCCGGCCGCGCTCCCTCGGGGGTCCCTCTGCCGGGTGGGTGCCCGGCCGGACGGCGCCTGCCAGTGGCGCCGTGCCGGTCGGATCAGCCGATCTCGGCGCCGAGGACCTGCAGCGCCTCCGTCACCGGCTGGAAGAACGTCTCGCCGCCCGCGGAGCAGTCACCGCTGCCGCCGGAGGTCAGACCGATCGCGGCGTCACCGGCGAAGAGCGAGCCGCCGCTGTCGCCGGGTTCGGCGCAGACGTTCGTCTGGATGAGGCCGTTGACGACCTGGCCGTTGCCGTAGTTCACGGTGGCGTCGAGGCCGGTGACCTCGCCGTCGTGGACCTGGGTGGTGGAGCCGCTGCGGGTCACCTGCATGCCGACGGTCGCGTCGCCCGCCTTGGTGATCTGCTGCGTGCTGCCGTTGTAGAGGTTGACCTCGCTCGGGTGGGCGGTGTCGCCGCTGTACTTGACGAGGGCGAAGTCGTTCTCGGGGAACTGCGAGTCGACCATGCTGCCGATCGCGGCGCCGCCCGCGGAGTCCGACCACTCGCTGCCGGCCTCACCGCAGTGGCCGGCCGTGATGAAGTGCGGGGCACCGTCCTTGACGACGTTGAAGCCGAGCGAACAGCGGCCGCCACCGCTGTGGATGGCGTCACCGCCGGCCACGAAGGGCTTGAACTCCCCGGCCGTCTTCTTCAGCTCCGCCTTCGCACCGAGGCCCTTCACGACCTCCTGGAGCTTCGTCAGGTCCGCACCCCCGACCGTACGGTCGGCCGTGACGACCACCTTGTTGGTCACCGGGTCGGTGGCCCACGAGGTGCCCGGGATGGTGGCCCGGTCGGTGAGGGTCTGCCGGGCGGTCTTCAGCTCGGCCAGCGAGTTCTCGACGACTCTCGCCTTGCCTCCGGCCGCGCGGACGGCGTCCGCCGCCGCCTCGTCGACGACGTTCATCACGAGGGCCTTGGCCTCGGCGTCGTAGTAGGCGCCGGCCGCGTCGCCGCCGAGGCTCTTGTTGAGCGTCGAGGCGAGAGTTCCGGCCGCCGAGGCGGAGAGCGTCTTCACCGTGACCGCGGGCTTGTCCTCGCTGGCGTTCGCAGTCTGGAAGGTGACGCCGGCCGCCACGAGAGCGGCGACGGCTCCACCTGCCATCGCCGCGCGCCTCTTGGGTATTCGTCGGTGCTTCACGTAGGACCTCCTGTGGGGGGCCGCGAACGGGCAAGTGGGGTACCCGGACGCGGAGGATCGGGCGCCCACTATTCCGATACGCGCCGGTAGCACACAAGGTCGACTTCAGGACGCGCACACGACACCACCAATGCGCCCTCTGCTTCTTCACGACCCCGGGCCCGTACAGGTCGGTTCCGTTTGCGAACACCCCTTGCTACCGGCCGATGGGCAGCACGTAAGGACTAGTCCTGTCCGAATCGCCATGCCCAACCGGCTCATTGGGGACTTACGCCGACCTCGCTCCGACGGGTAATCATCAAGGGGGCGGGGAATGCCAGGACAGTATTGCTGTACATGGCACATGTGGACGGCACTTACGGCATGTGCGGAATGTGCGGCATTTCCTGATTCTTGGAACCCCACGGCGAAGGAGGCGCGGGTGCGACGTCGGGTGCACGCGTCGGACGGGCGGCATCTGATGGTGGAGCGCCTCGGGGACCCGCGCGGCAGACCGGTCTTCCTGCTGCACGGCACCCCGGGCAGCCGTCTCGGGCCCGCGCCGCGCGGCATGGTGCTCTACCAGCGCGGAATGCAGCTGATCGCCTACGACCGGCCGGGATACGGCGGTTCGGACCGGCTGGCCGGGCGCAGTGTGGCGGACGTGGTCGCGGACGTACGGGCGATCGCCGACGCGCTGGGGCTCGACCGGTTCGCGGTGGTGGGGCGTTCGGGCGGCGCACCGCACGCGCTGGCCTGTGCGGCCCTGCTGCCCGACCGGGTCACCAGGGCCGCGGCGCTCGTGACGCTCGCGCCGCGGGACGCGGACGGCCTGGACTGGTTCGAGGGCATGGCCGCCTCGAACGTCCTCGAGTACACGACGGCCACCGTCGACCCGGACGGGCTCACGGCGCGGTTCATCCTGCGCTCGGCGGAGATCCGGCGCGACCCGGTCCGGCTCCTCGACGATCTGCGCAGGGAGCTCACCGACTCGGACCGGATGGTCGTCGCGGACGCCGGCGTGCGGTCGATGCTGCTGCGCAACTACCAGGAGGCGCTGCGCACTTCCGCGTACGGCTGGATCGACGACGCCCTCGCCTTCTGCAGCCCCTGGGGTTTCGACCCCGCCGACATCACCGCGCCCGTGCTCCTGTGGCACGGCGAGAAGGACGTCTTCTCACCGGTCGGCCACTCCCGCTGGCTGGCGCAGCGCATCCCGGGGGCCACGGCCGTCCTGGAGCCGGCCGCCGCCCACTTCGACGCGCTGCACGCGCTCCCCCGGATCCTCACCTG
It contains:
- a CDS encoding AI-2E family transporter, coding for MPTRSAHPRHRIRAARGVARGDARPAPGAHPAAESPVAPALRTAAAYAWRLLVVGALVYAVFSVLGRFHEIGVAVFLGLVGTAMLRPVVDLLTRRLPRPLAVTIALIGSIALVLGVLALVAETVAGERTVLQHEFGAGIERIERWLEQPPFRLNPEALNDLQSRIGRFLSSHRSTLISTALSGAGRLVEVLTTLALGLFCAVFFLHSGDRHWHWFCAQLPLSARDRVSVAGHAAWRTFTGYTHGIVLVAATNAILVGVALYALGVPLAVPLALLEFFAAFIPLIGSPIALAVAAVVALAAKGPVIAAVVIALIVVIGQIEGHVLHPLVLSWAVRLHPLVVALSVVAGAIAAGVIGAVVAVPLVSVVWSVRQALGARNGRGPARP
- a CDS encoding S1 family peptidase, which codes for MKHRRIPKRRAAMAGGAVAALVAAGVTFQTANASEDKPAVTVKTLSASAAGTLASTLNKSLGGDAAGAYYDAEAKALVMNVVDEAAADAVRAAGGKARVVENSLAELKTARQTLTDRATIPGTSWATDPVTNKVVVTADRTVGGADLTKLQEVVKGLGAKAELKKTAGEFKPFVAGGDAIHSGGGRCSLGFNVVKDGAPHFITAGHCGEAGSEWSDSAGGAAIGSMVDSQFPENDFALVKYSGDTAHPSEVNLYNGSTQQITKAGDATVGMQVTRSGSTTQVHDGEVTGLDATVNYGNGQVVNGLIQTNVCAEPGDSGGSLFAGDAAIGLTSGGSGDCSAGGETFFQPVTEALQVLGAEIG
- a CDS encoding alpha/beta fold hydrolase; translation: MRRRVHASDGRHLMVERLGDPRGRPVFLLHGTPGSRLGPAPRGMVLYQRGMQLIAYDRPGYGGSDRLAGRSVADVVADVRAIADALGLDRFAVVGRSGGAPHALACAALLPDRVTRAAALVTLAPRDADGLDWFEGMAASNVLEYTTATVDPDGLTARFILRSAEIRRDPVRLLDDLRRELTDSDRMVVADAGVRSMLLRNYQEALRTSAYGWIDDALAFCSPWGFDPADITAPVLLWHGEKDVFSPVGHSRWLAQRIPGATAVLEPAAAHFDALHALPRILTWLLEDHPGVPGP